The following proteins are co-located in the Halorussus caseinilyticus genome:
- a CDS encoding ABC transporter ATP-binding protein, with protein sequence MSDPLLSVRNLRARFAGEPGAESDGGSGADESGGAGSGEVRAVDGVSFDLHAGETVCLVGESGSGKTVTCEALTRLVPADLDGEIRFDGRNLLDLSESELRDVRGERIAHVFQNPQGALDPVYSVGAQLREAVVRNRDSSDLSDESPREVAIDLLDRVGIPEAAARYDDYPHEFSGGMKQRVVIAMALSGDPELLVCDEPTTALDVTIQAQILDLLGELREERDVGVLFVTHDLGVAAQVADQIVVMYGGKVMERGGVSEVFDSPSHPYTRALMGCLPGVGSALDPIPGDPIDPTDPPDGCRFHPRCTASVAACESGDQPPLYGTDPESENAADHCASCVFYGPDRDPADLPDPADLAESVSAAAVTREGDDD encoded by the coding sequence ATGAGCGACCCCCTGCTGTCGGTCCGGAATCTCCGCGCCCGGTTCGCTGGCGAACCGGGCGCGGAGAGCGATGGGGGTTCGGGCGCGGACGAGTCGGGCGGTGCCGGGTCGGGCGAAGTCCGCGCGGTGGACGGCGTGAGCTTCGACCTCCACGCGGGCGAGACGGTCTGTCTCGTCGGCGAGTCGGGGTCGGGAAAGACCGTCACCTGCGAAGCACTCACCCGCCTCGTCCCCGCGGACCTCGACGGCGAAATCCGGTTCGACGGCCGGAACCTGCTCGACCTCTCGGAGTCGGAACTCCGCGACGTTCGCGGCGAGCGAATCGCCCACGTCTTCCAGAACCCGCAGGGCGCACTCGACCCGGTGTACTCCGTCGGCGCGCAACTCCGGGAGGCCGTCGTGCGAAACCGCGACTCGTCGGACCTGTCCGACGAGTCGCCCCGCGAGGTGGCAATCGACCTGCTCGACAGGGTGGGCATCCCGGAGGCCGCGGCCCGGTACGACGACTACCCTCACGAGTTCTCGGGCGGGATGAAACAGCGCGTCGTCATCGCCATGGCGCTCTCGGGCGACCCCGAACTCCTCGTCTGCGACGAACCCACCACGGCGCTCGACGTGACGATTCAGGCCCAAATCCTCGACCTCTTGGGCGAACTCCGCGAGGAACGCGACGTTGGCGTCCTGTTCGTCACCCACGACCTCGGGGTCGCCGCGCAGGTCGCGGACCAAATCGTCGTCATGTACGGCGGGAAGGTGATGGAACGCGGCGGCGTCTCGGAAGTCTTCGACTCGCCGAGCCACCCCTACACCCGCGCTCTGATGGGCTGTCTGCCGGGCGTGGGGTCGGCGCTCGACCCGATTCCGGGCGACCCCATCGACCCGACCGACCCGCCCGATGGCTGTCGGTTCCACCCGCGATGCACCGCCTCCGTCGCCGCGTGCGAGTCCGGCGACCAACCTCCGCTGTACGGGACTGACCCGGAGTCCGAGAACGCCGCCGACCACTGCGCTTCGTGCGTGTTCTACGGCCCGGACCGCGACCCCGCGGACCTCCCCGACCCCGCCGACCTCGCCGAGTCGGTCTCCGCCGCCGCGGTCACGAGGGAGGGCGACGATGACTGA
- a CDS encoding ABC transporter permease has protein sequence MNDTHWFLLKRVAWTAFAAYLILSGAFFVFAYTPDPNEALVSFAAADPSDPANMSEDSKQAVAAYEQARNYDEPVFQRYADWMVGYATLDWGRSVTTGGPVTDALADRIPVTLAYLVPAVVVSTLLGVGVGLVSAMRPNGVVDRVSAALSYVGLGVPGFVLGELLLVASILHFSWYRAYYDPRYGLWTAENLVSLALPAFVVALNLLAAQARYARAESREYLLAEFVKTLRASGADARTIGRHVLRNAALPLLTVFFAELLTVLFLTVYVVEVVFRVPGVGQLAYQAIEQRDIGLILATTLLPAFVALLGNLFQDFAYTLLDPRVGDET, from the coding sequence GTGAACGACACCCACTGGTTCCTCCTCAAGCGAGTCGCGTGGACGGCGTTTGCCGCCTACCTGATACTCTCGGGGGCGTTCTTCGTCTTCGCGTACACGCCCGACCCGAACGAGGCCCTCGTCTCGTTCGCGGCCGCGGACCCGAGCGACCCCGCGAACATGTCCGAGGACTCCAAGCAGGCCGTCGCCGCCTACGAACAGGCCCGGAACTACGACGAACCCGTCTTCCAGCGGTACGCCGACTGGATGGTGGGGTACGCTACCCTCGACTGGGGCCGGTCGGTGACGACTGGCGGACCCGTCACCGACGCGCTGGCCGACCGCATCCCGGTGACGCTGGCGTATCTCGTGCCCGCCGTCGTCGTCTCGACGCTACTGGGCGTCGGCGTGGGGCTGGTCTCGGCGATGCGACCGAACGGCGTCGTTGACCGGGTGAGCGCGGCGCTGAGTTACGTCGGACTCGGCGTGCCGGGGTTCGTCCTCGGCGAACTCCTGTTGGTCGCGTCCATCCTTCACTTCTCGTGGTATCGGGCGTACTACGACCCGCGGTACGGTCTCTGGACCGCAGAGAATCTGGTCTCGCTGGCGCTCCCGGCGTTCGTGGTCGCGCTGAACCTGTTGGCGGCCCAAGCGCGCTACGCCCGCGCGGAGTCCCGCGAGTACCTGCTCGCCGAGTTCGTCAAGACTCTGCGGGCCAGCGGTGCCGACGCTCGGACCATCGGCCGCCACGTCCTACGAAACGCCGCGCTACCGCTGTTGACGGTGTTCTTCGCCGAACTGCTCACCGTGCTGTTTCTGACCGTCTACGTCGTGGAAGTCGTGTTCCGGGTTCCGGGCGTCGGCCAGTTGGCGTATCAGGCCATCGAGCAGCGGGACATCGGTCTGATTCTGGCGACGACGCTCCTCCCGGCGTTCGTCGCGCTACTGGGGAACCTGTTTCAGGACTTCGCGTACACCCTGCTGGACCCGCGGGTCGGCGACGAGACGTAG
- a CDS encoding Rieske (2Fe-2S) protein, giving the protein MATEDSASEKPGFVGVGDADELREEGRTVARAGGRAIALFHHEGEFRAVDNRCPHMGFPLADGTVDDGILTCHWHHARFELSCGDTFDPWADDVQSFPVEVRDGEVFVNPSPDPDLPPVEHWTNRLRTGLEESLRLVLAKSVVGLADEGVAYTDPLREGLTFGARYREDGWSSGLTILSAMANLHDELRPDDQRRALYTGLYRVAEDCRGEPPRFEQPSFSVRDLSRDRLEDWFRETVEVRDRDGAERCLQTAIATLEPEEVADILYLAATDHLYMDAGHTFDFVNKACEALDRVGWDHAEAVLPSVIPRLTDATRSEERSSWRQPIDVARLTFDADDELPDLAEAGAGEPWDAPEDFTDTLLGDDPEEIVTTMKDAVRDGATPEELAGEVAQAAGRRVAHFGTSNEFDDWNTVHHTYTYANAVQQAARRTDSAATADSMAAYRGAFAGATSVYLDRFLNTPPTPIPDGTEVEAPDDLREELLGVFDGEGEVDRAGKLVAAYLREGGDPAELKRVLGEGLLREDADFHTLQNVEAAFAQFDLTDDPERARTHLVATARYVSAHSPTRRSAEQTFTIAERLHRGEKVHEAD; this is encoded by the coding sequence ATGGCGACGGAAGACTCAGCGTCCGAGAAACCGGGGTTCGTCGGCGTCGGTGACGCCGACGAACTCCGCGAAGAGGGCCGAACCGTGGCGCGGGCGGGCGGCCGGGCAATCGCGCTGTTCCACCACGAGGGGGAGTTTCGGGCCGTGGACAACCGGTGTCCGCACATGGGCTTTCCGCTCGCGGACGGCACCGTGGACGACGGCATCCTGACCTGCCACTGGCACCACGCCCGGTTCGAACTCTCCTGCGGCGACACTTTCGACCCGTGGGCCGACGACGTGCAGAGCTTTCCGGTCGAAGTCCGGGACGGCGAGGTGTTCGTGAACCCGTCCCCGGACCCCGACCTGCCGCCGGTCGAACACTGGACGAACCGGCTTCGGACCGGGTTGGAAGAGAGCCTTCGACTCGTCCTCGCCAAGTCGGTCGTCGGACTCGCCGACGAGGGCGTGGCCTACACCGACCCGCTCCGGGAGGGCCTGACCTTCGGCGCGCGCTACCGCGAGGACGGGTGGAGTTCGGGCCTGACTATCCTCTCGGCGATGGCGAACCTCCACGACGAGTTGCGTCCCGACGACCAACGCCGGGCGCTTTACACCGGTCTCTACCGGGTCGCCGAGGACTGTCGGGGCGAACCGCCGCGGTTCGAGCAACCCTCGTTCTCGGTGCGTGACCTCTCGCGCGACCGACTCGAAGACTGGTTCCGCGAGACCGTCGAGGTTCGGGACCGAGACGGTGCCGAGCGGTGCCTCCAGACTGCCATCGCCACGCTCGAACCCGAGGAAGTCGCGGACATCCTCTATCTGGCGGCGACCGACCACCTCTACATGGACGCGGGACACACCTTCGACTTCGTGAACAAGGCGTGCGAGGCGCTGGACCGCGTGGGGTGGGACCACGCCGAGGCGGTTCTGCCGAGCGTGATTCCCCGACTCACCGACGCCACGCGCTCGGAGGAACGCTCCTCGTGGCGACAACCCATCGACGTGGCCCGACTCACCTTCGACGCCGACGACGAACTGCCGGACCTCGCCGAGGCGGGCGCGGGCGAGCCGTGGGACGCGCCCGAGGACTTCACCGACACCCTGCTCGGCGACGACCCCGAGGAAATCGTCACGACGATGAAAGACGCGGTGCGGGACGGCGCGACTCCCGAAGAACTCGCGGGCGAAGTCGCGCAGGCCGCGGGTCGCCGGGTCGCGCACTTCGGCACCTCCAACGAGTTCGACGACTGGAACACGGTCCACCACACCTACACCTACGCCAACGCGGTCCAGCAGGCGGCCCGCCGGACCGACTCGGCGGCCACCGCCGACTCGATGGCCGCGTACCGCGGCGCATTCGCTGGCGCGACCAGCGTCTACCTCGACCGGTTCCTCAACACGCCGCCGACGCCGATTCCCGACGGGACCGAGGTCGAGGCCCCCGACGACCTCCGCGAGGAACTGCTCGGCGTCTTCGACGGGGAGGGCGAGGTCGATAGGGCCGGGAAGTTAGTCGCGGCGTATCTCCGCGAGGGCGGCGACCCGGCCGAACTCAAGCGCGTCCTCGGCGAGGGGCTACTCCGGGAGGACGCCGACTTCCACACGCTCCAGAACGTCGAGGCGGCGTTCGCGCAGTTCGACCTGACCGACGACCCCGAGCGGGCGCGCACGCATCTGGTCGCCACCGCGCGCTACGTGTCCGCGCACTCACCCACGCGACGCTCGGCCGAACAGACGTTCACGATTGCCGAGCGGTTGCATCGCGGCGAGAAGGTCCACGAGGCCGACTAA
- a CDS encoding AsnC family transcriptional regulator, with protein sequence MRELDETDLEILQLLVADARRPYNEIADAVNLSPPTVSDRIDRLRDLGVVKRFTVDLDRSLLSDGVAVLVDLHVEPGRVSEVRNGVEGIDGVEHLFVTADGNVIFHARLRDGAVEPLLTDAIDIDAVREYDVKLLEDSAWHPEPRGVEFALECDECGNSVTSEGESSHIDGELYQFCCSSCQSQFEERYEDLKEAA encoded by the coding sequence ATGCGAGAACTCGACGAAACCGACCTCGAAATTCTGCAACTGCTGGTTGCGGACGCCCGCCGACCGTACAACGAAATCGCGGACGCGGTGAACCTCTCGCCACCGACCGTCTCGGACCGCATCGACCGACTCCGGGACCTCGGCGTCGTCAAGCGGTTCACGGTGGACTTAGACCGGTCGCTCCTCTCGGACGGAGTTGCAGTCCTCGTGGACCTCCACGTCGAACCCGGCCGCGTCTCGGAGGTCCGGAACGGCGTCGAAGGCATCGACGGCGTCGAACACCTCTTCGTGACTGCCGACGGCAACGTCATCTTCCACGCTCGCCTCCGAGACGGGGCGGTCGAACCGCTACTCACGGACGCCATCGACATCGACGCGGTGCGCGAGTACGACGTGAAACTGCTCGAAGACTCGGCGTGGCACCCCGAACCGCGCGGCGTCGAGTTCGCGCTGGAGTGCGACGAGTGTGGCAACTCCGTCACCAGCGAGGGCGAATCCTCGCACATCGACGGTGAACTCTACCAGTTCTGCTGTTCGTCGTGCCAGTCGCAGTTCGAAGAACGCTACGAGGACCTGAAGGAAGCGGCCTGA
- a CDS encoding ABC transporter permease, protein MATDSGDRATFESVDWSAVDRGRRLPAARTLAFLAAVGLLLAAFAYDYLVADGPLAAGWSPTPLDWLSLVGVAAFACYVVVPLARNRQLTRRYWRQLRQDRLAVASLGWLVFFVLFALVGPVILGDPETAPMGMGAAESRYGIPIYQPPVGTSVSEFAVTTCHGPVSNGKCWGTLLHPLGTTNTGKDVLAFVARGARVELKLAFVSGMILVPVATVVGTVAAQFGGRVDSLLMRYVDLQQVIPAFFVYLVAQVVYGGSLLLMVVVFGLLNWGGVARLVRSEALKKRETGYVRAARAAGSSRLAVVRRHLMPNVSNAVVTAITLQIPMLLIVETTLSYLGLGPMQGQSWGYLVETSIHDDNFPTLVWWGVAAPVGFLVATVVSLNLLGDALRDVLDPRTDGHSDGGHR, encoded by the coding sequence GTGGCGACCGACTCCGGCGACCGGGCGACGTTCGAGTCGGTCGATTGGTCGGCGGTGGACCGCGGGCGGCGACTTCCGGCGGCGCGGACCCTCGCGTTTCTGGCGGCGGTCGGTCTCCTCCTCGCGGCGTTCGCCTACGACTACCTCGTCGCCGACGGACCGCTGGCGGCCGGGTGGTCGCCGACGCCGCTCGACTGGCTTTCGCTGGTCGGGGTCGCGGCGTTCGCGTGCTACGTCGTGGTTCCGCTGGCGCGCAACCGGCAACTGACGCGGCGCTACTGGCGGCAACTCCGGCAAGACCGACTCGCCGTCGCCAGCCTCGGATGGTTGGTCTTTTTCGTCCTCTTCGCGCTGGTCGGGCCGGTGATTCTGGGCGACCCCGAGACCGCGCCGATGGGGATGGGCGCGGCCGAGTCCCGGTACGGCATCCCCATCTACCAGCCACCGGTCGGCACCAGCGTCTCGGAGTTCGCGGTCACGACCTGCCACGGTCCGGTCTCGAACGGGAAGTGCTGGGGGACCCTGCTCCACCCTCTCGGGACGACCAACACCGGCAAGGACGTGCTGGCGTTCGTGGCCCGCGGCGCGCGCGTCGAGTTGAAACTCGCGTTCGTCTCCGGGATGATTCTCGTCCCCGTCGCCACCGTCGTCGGCACCGTCGCGGCCCAGTTCGGCGGTCGGGTCGATTCGCTGTTGATGCGCTACGTGGACCTCCAGCAGGTCATCCCCGCCTTCTTCGTCTACCTCGTCGCGCAGGTCGTCTACGGCGGAAGCCTCCTGCTGATGGTCGTCGTCTTCGGCCTGCTCAACTGGGGCGGGGTCGCCCGACTCGTCCGGAGCGAGGCGCTCAAGAAGCGCGAAACCGGGTACGTGAGGGCCGCCCGCGCCGCCGGGAGTAGTCGCCTCGCGGTCGTCCGCCGCCACCTGATGCCCAACGTCTCGAACGCGGTGGTGACGGCCATCACGCTCCAGATTCCGATGCTCCTCATCGTGGAGACCACGCTGTCGTACCTCGGTCTCGGCCCGATGCAGGGCCAGTCGTGGGGCTACCTCGTCGAGACCAGCATCCACGACGACAACTTCCCGACGCTGGTGTGGTGGGGCGTGGCCGCGCCGGTCGGCTTTCTCGTCGCTACCGTGGTCTCGCTCAACCTCCTCGGCGATGCGCTCCGGGACGTGCTGGACCCGCGAACCGACGGCCACTCCGACGGGGGGCATCGATGA
- a CDS encoding ABC transporter ATP-binding protein, with translation MTDSPTDPLTDSLLSVRDLTKHYPVTEGPLNRETGRIRAVDGVSFDVARGETVGLVGESGCGKSTVATTLMGLENPTAGRVSFDGTPVAGRDDADRRDFRRRVGMVFQDPTSSFDPRMTVGESVAEPLAIHGLDDRTRRREIVADLLERVGLSADDADRYPHEFSGGQKQRAALARSLVLNPDLLVADEPVSALDVSVQAGILSLLADLQREFDLGILLISHDMAVVREICDRVAVMYLGEIVELGPTDEVLADPRHPYTRALVSSVPAPDPDQRGGGARLSGDVPSPSDPPSGCRFHTRCPEVVPPEGYDFEQADWRAVMDFRVALAGDDFDAETLRESARTTDADASDADLRRVVRERFDLPDELGDSGAEAVLSSAIDSLVADDAEGARALLADEFETICERDPPELHETPTGHPAACHLHDEAE, from the coding sequence ATGACTGACTCGCCGACAGACCCGCTGACAGACTCTCTGCTGTCGGTCCGAGACCTGACGAAGCACTACCCCGTCACCGAGGGACCGCTCAACCGAGAAACCGGCAGAATCCGGGCGGTGGACGGCGTGAGCTTCGACGTGGCGCGCGGCGAGACGGTCGGACTGGTCGGCGAGTCCGGATGCGGCAAATCGACCGTCGCCACGACCCTGATGGGACTGGAGAATCCGACCGCCGGGCGGGTCTCGTTCGACGGGACCCCGGTCGCGGGCCGCGACGACGCCGACCGCCGGGACTTCCGGCGACGGGTCGGGATGGTGTTTCAGGACCCCACGTCGAGTTTCGACCCGCGGATGACCGTCGGCGAGTCGGTGGCCGAACCACTCGCGATTCACGGCCTCGACGATAGAACTCGGCGGCGCGAAATCGTCGCCGACCTGCTGGAGCGAGTGGGCCTGTCGGCCGACGACGCCGACCGCTACCCCCACGAGTTCTCCGGCGGCCAGAAACAGCGCGCCGCCCTCGCGCGCTCCCTCGTCTTGAATCCCGACCTGCTGGTCGCCGACGAACCCGTCTCGGCGCTTGACGTGTCGGTGCAGGCCGGAATCCTCTCGTTGCTGGCCGACCTCCAGCGCGAGTTCGACCTCGGAATCCTGCTCATCAGCCACGACATGGCCGTCGTCCGCGAGATATGCGACCGGGTGGCTGTCATGTATCTGGGCGAAATCGTGGAACTCGGACCCACCGACGAGGTGCTGGCCGACCCCCGACATCCCTACACGCGGGCGCTGGTGTCGTCGGTGCCCGCGCCCGACCCCGACCAGCGAGGCGGGGGTGCGCGCCTCTCCGGAGACGTGCCCTCGCCGTCGGACCCGCCTTCGGGGTGTCGGTTCCACACGCGCTGTCCCGAAGTCGTTCCGCCCGAGGGCTACGACTTCGAGCAGGCCGACTGGCGGGCCGTGATGGACTTCCGGGTCGCGCTCGCAGGCGACGACTTCGACGCCGAGACGCTCCGGGAGTCGGCGCGCACGACCGACGCCGACGCCTCGGACGCGGACCTGCGGCGGGTCGTCCGCGAGCGATTCGACCTCCCGGACGAACTCGGGGACTCCGGGGCCGAGGCGGTGCTATCGTCGGCCATCGACTCGCTGGTCGCCGACGACGCCGAGGGCGCGCGCGCTCTGCTTGCCGACGAGTTCGAGACGATTTGCGAGCGCGACCCGCCGGAACTCCACGAGACCCCCACCGGGCACCCGGCGGCGTGTCACCTCCACGACGAGGCGGAGTAG